In the Topomyia yanbarensis strain Yona2022 chromosome 3, ASM3024719v1, whole genome shotgun sequence genome, one interval contains:
- the LOC131687967 gene encoding uncharacterized protein LOC131687967 has translation MINIVNKFLAERTFQVNVEGHLSPAHPLENGVPQGSVLSVTLFLMAIQPIFRVVPNSVQVLLYADDILLLVWGKKDQSLHRKLQAAVKAVVKWPRSSPNVCREPMQAINVDGVAVPTQKLLRTLGVTLDRSLNFKAHCKMTKKTCESRLRILKMIGAKLPRGQHSSLLQIGSAIITSRLLYGIGHVSRGGDAVIKTLAPAYNKMIRYASGAYVTSPIIAIMAEAGTLPLDLLILETVAQLAMRMLGNSRENADLPLVCRATECLTEIVGTPLPNIYTRTRLSDRKWYDRIPQILWEIKKCVKAGDPSGIVRPLVQELLTNHLSRSTIVYTDGSKDDTTVGAAVFGEHFQQSLGLPQQCSVFSAEAFSIKTALTTFNTVSDLVIMSDSASCISAIEVGTSQHPWIQEIENLLRNRSIKLCWIPGHAGIRGNEEADRLAGEARNISPLAISVPGADAAKHIKTAIRNQWYRRWSASTEIKLREIKFDTVKWTDREISADQRTLTRLRIGHTSLTHEFLLKRTSPPVCGCCGVTLDVRHVILHCRLYDEARKKHDIEPTSLRAALCNDNNSEQKVLNFLNEANLYKKNLKKN, from the coding sequence ATGATAAACATTGTCAACAAATTTCTGGCAGAAAGAACGTTCCAGGTCAACGTAGAGGGGCATTTGTCGCCAGCACATCCGCTGGAAAACGGTGTACCACAGGGCTCAGTGCTCTCTGTTACACTATTTCTCATGGCTATCCAACCCATCTTCCGTGTCGTTCCGAATTCCGTACAAGTGTTGCTGTACGCCGACGATATCCTGCTCCTTGTATGGGGGAAGAAAGACCAGTCGCTCCACCGAAAACTTCAGGCCGCAGTGAAAGCCGTCGTTAAATGGCCGAGAAGTAGCCCTAACGTATGTCGTGAACCCATGCAGGCGATAAATGTAGATGGTGTAGCCGTTCCGACACAAAAGCTGCTGAGAACCCTCGGTGTTACTCTCGACCGATCGCTCAACTTTAAAGCGCATTgcaaaatgacgaagaagacgtgcgaatccaggctgcgtatcttgAAGATGATCGGCGCCAAGCTACCCCGTGGTCAACACTCATCTTTACTGCAAATTGGATCCGCAATTATTACTTCGCGGCTTTTGTATGGCATAGGGCACGTTAGTAGGGGTGGAGATGCTGTCATCAAAACCCTGGCACCCGCATACAACAAGATGATTAGATATGCATCTGGAGCATACGTGACCAGTCCGATAATAGCCATTATGGCTGAAGCAGGTACTCTACCGTTAGATCTCCTCATTCTCGAAACTGTAGCCCAATTAGCCATGAGAATGTTGGGAAACAGCAGGGAGAATGCTGACCTTCCTCTGGTTTGCCGAGCTACCGAATGTTTGACAGAAATAGTCGGAACTCCTCTCCCAAACATCTACACCCGAACGCGACTATCTGATCGAAAGTGGTACGATCGCATACCCCAGATCCTTTGGGAAATCAAGAAGTGTGTAAAAGCTGGAGACCCCTCGGGTATTGTTCGTCCACTTGTTCAAGAGCTCCTGACAAATCATCTCAGCCGTTCAACAATCGTCTACACTGATGGCTCGAAAGACGATACCACAGTAGGCGCAGCAGTATTTGGAGAACACTTCCAACAGTCACTTGGTCTTCCACAGCAATGCAGTGTCTTCTCAGCAGAGgctttttcaataaaaacagcGCTAACAACATTCAACACGGTCAGCGACTTAGTGATAATGTCCGATTCGGCCAGCTGTATATCGGCAATCGAAGTCGGCACATCTCAGCACCCGTGGATCCAGGAAATTGAAAACCTGCTACGAAATCGTTCAATCAAGCTTTGCTGGATTCCAGGTCACGCTGGCATCCGTGGGAACGAGGAAGCTGACAGACTCGCAGGAGAAGCGAGGAACATTTCTCCATTAGCTATATCTGTTCCGGGGGCAGACGCCGCCAAACACATCAAAACAGCTATCCGCAACCAATGGTACCGTCGGTGGTCAGCGTCCACCGAAATCAAACTGCGTGAAATCAAATTTGACACGGTGAAGTGGACTGACCGTGAGATTTCGGCAGATCAGCGAACTCTCACAAGACTGCGAATAGGGCATACTAGTTTAACGCACGAGTTCTTGCTGAAGAGGACCTCTCCACCAGTATGCGGCTGCTGTGGAGTCACCTTAGACGTTCGTCATGTGATCCTTCACTGCAGGTTATACGACGAAGCGAGGAAAAAGCACGACATCGAGCCGACGAGTTTACGAGCAGCGTTATGCAACGACAACAACAGCGAGCAGAAAGTTTTAAACTTCCTTAATGAAGCAAActtgtataaaaaaaatttgaagaaaaactgA